The following proteins come from a genomic window of Rhodoligotrophos sp. CJ14:
- a CDS encoding glycosyltransferase family 1 protein, with protein MSQAQAIDDRPELVCFSHLRWDFVYQRPQHLLSRAARSHRVFFIEEPIFKREGTPHLDISSRPEGVTVIVPVLLEGTDAELAEAQTRNLIGAHLQANLSGSPVLWYYTPMAVAFSRDIKASAVIYDNMDELSGFLGAPPRLLALEEELFARADLVFTGGMSLYAAKRSRHPHVHAFPSSIDAAHFRKARALKDADAPQDQAVIARPRIGFFGVIDERMDVELVREAAELRPDWQFVIIGPVVKINQATLPSAPNIHWLGPKSYAELPRYLTGWDAGFMPFAINDATRFISPTKTPEFLAAGVPVVSTPITDVVKPYGEKGLVEIARTPAELVSALEHLLIRPREPWLGEVDQHLQTMSWDKTWAAMHGLIDQVKRRSSRPLSVSPPTNLSAGRAAAMKGNSYV; from the coding sequence ATGTCTCAAGCGCAAGCCATAGACGACCGCCCCGAACTCGTATGCTTTTCCCACTTGCGGTGGGATTTTGTTTATCAGCGGCCGCAGCATCTTCTGTCGCGCGCAGCCCGGTCCCATCGCGTATTCTTCATAGAGGAGCCGATATTCAAGCGCGAAGGCACGCCTCACCTCGATATTAGCAGCCGTCCGGAGGGCGTTACTGTGATCGTGCCGGTGCTCCTGGAGGGCACGGATGCCGAACTCGCCGAAGCGCAAACGCGCAATCTCATCGGTGCGCATCTTCAGGCCAATCTCTCTGGCAGTCCCGTTCTCTGGTACTACACACCGATGGCTGTGGCCTTTAGCCGCGACATCAAGGCCTCAGCCGTCATCTACGACAATATGGACGAGCTATCGGGTTTTCTCGGCGCGCCGCCGCGTCTGCTCGCGCTGGAGGAAGAGCTCTTTGCCAGGGCCGATCTCGTCTTCACGGGCGGCATGAGCCTCTATGCAGCGAAGCGCAGCCGCCATCCGCATGTGCATGCCTTTCCCTCCAGCATCGATGCTGCGCATTTCCGCAAGGCGCGCGCACTGAAGGACGCGGATGCGCCACAGGATCAGGCGGTGATCGCCCGGCCGCGGATCGGTTTCTTCGGTGTCATTGACGAGCGCATGGACGTGGAGCTGGTGCGCGAGGCTGCCGAGCTTCGGCCGGACTGGCAGTTCGTCATCATCGGACCGGTGGTCAAGATCAACCAGGCGACCCTGCCGAGCGCGCCCAATATCCATTGGCTCGGGCCGAAATCCTATGCGGAGCTGCCGCGATACCTCACTGGCTGGGATGCGGGCTTCATGCCGTTTGCCATCAATGATGCCACGCGCTTCATAAGCCCCACGAAGACCCCTGAATTCCTCGCCGCCGGGGTCCCGGTGGTGTCAACACCAATCACCGATGTGGTGAAGCCCTATGGCGAAAAAGGGCTCGTCGAGATTGCCCGCACGCCCGCCGAGCTCGTTTCGGCTCTCGAACATCTCCTGATACGGCCGCGTGAGCCCTGGCTCGGAGAGGTCGACCAGCATCTCCAAACCATGTCCTGGGACAAGACCTGGGCCGCCATGCACGGTCTCATCGATCAGGTGAAGCGCCGCTCCTCTCGGCCGCTTTCTGTCTCGCCACCGACCAACCTCTCCGCCGGACGAGCGGCGGCCATGAAAGGGAACTCATATGTTTGA
- a CDS encoding beta-glucosidase, whose translation MSIERPFRSFFMGGFECSTHRRGDGNRLDLLAATAHDRLAEADYRQLRTLGLRTIRDGLRWHLIEATPGHYDWSSFLPMLRASRNEGMQVIWDLCHYGWPDDIDIFSPAFVTRFARFAREVARVIGSESDDVPYFCPVNEMSFWAWAGGEVARMNPGTKGRGGELKRQLVRASIAAIEAIRDVEPRARFLYAEPAIHVTTYSSQRKSREAAESYRLSQYEAFDLLAGRLEPELGGRPDYLDIIGVNFYPENQWLDGGPTIPFGHHSFRPFREMLTEVHERYGRPVLVSETGAEGSARASWLHYIGAEVRAALASNVPVLGICLYPVLDYPGWDNDRCCEVGLFSMPDPTGRRLLCEAFAEELERQQLLIEAVRQPLTMPRSRGPLKLVADND comes from the coding sequence ATGAGCATTGAACGTCCGTTTCGCAGCTTCTTCATGGGAGGCTTTGAGTGTTCCACGCACCGGCGTGGCGACGGAAATCGCCTGGATCTCCTGGCCGCGACCGCCCATGACCGGTTGGCTGAGGCTGACTACCGCCAGCTTCGCACCCTTGGTCTGCGCACGATCCGTGACGGCTTGCGCTGGCATCTGATCGAGGCGACGCCCGGGCATTATGACTGGTCGAGCTTTCTGCCCATGCTCCGCGCCTCCCGGAACGAGGGCATGCAGGTCATTTGGGATCTCTGCCATTATGGCTGGCCGGATGACATCGATATCTTCTCGCCAGCTTTCGTGACCCGCTTCGCCCGGTTCGCGCGTGAGGTGGCGCGCGTCATTGGTTCAGAAAGCGACGATGTCCCTTATTTCTGCCCGGTGAACGAGATGTCGTTCTGGGCCTGGGCCGGCGGTGAAGTGGCGCGGATGAATCCGGGCACCAAGGGCCGCGGCGGTGAGCTGAAGCGGCAGCTCGTGCGTGCCAGCATTGCCGCGATTGAAGCGATCCGCGATGTTGAGCCACGTGCCCGCTTTCTCTATGCCGAACCGGCGATCCACGTGACCACATATTCCAGCCAGCGGAAGAGCCGTGAGGCTGCTGAATCTTATCGGCTTTCCCAATATGAGGCCTTCGATCTCCTGGCAGGACGCCTCGAGCCCGAGCTTGGCGGCAGGCCCGATTATCTCGACATCATCGGTGTGAATTTCTATCCCGAGAACCAATGGCTCGATGGCGGCCCGACAATTCCATTTGGGCATCATTCCTTTCGGCCCTTCCGCGAAATGCTGACCGAGGTTCATGAGCGCTATGGCCGTCCCGTCCTCGTGTCCGAGACCGGGGCTGAGGGTAGCGCCAGGGCCTCTTGGCTTCATTATATCGGCGCCGAGGTCCGCGCGGCACTGGCGAGCAATGTGCCGGTGCTCGGCATTTGCCTCTACCCCGTGCTCGACTATCCCGGCTGGGACAATGACCGCTGTTGCGAGGTCGGCCTTTTCAGCATGCCTGATCCGACCGGGCGGCGGCTGCTCTGCGAAGCCTTTGCCGAGGAACTCGAGCGCCAGCAACTCCTGATCGAGGCGGTGCGGCAGCCTCTCACCATGCCCCGTTCGCGCGGACCGCTCAAATTGGTGGCGGACAATGACTGA
- a CDS encoding ABC transporter ATP-binding protein: MTDTATALRTTGISARAPESGAPKSEQPRFLASPYAFVRHYLAKWRWSFLALGLLVVAAASCAVAVQYEMKLLIDAMAVGPQGDHRAVWTALAGFIGLIAAESLLWRSSGWLGARTTIGVGVDMRLDLFDHLSAQPMRYFTENLAGSLGQRITATAGNFGALSNTIIWRIAPPTIDFLGAIVVFSTIDWRMAVALGVFVIVVTTGLILFGERGRPLHRAYAAQSGEAAGELTDVISNMWAVKAFSARLRERYRLTDRFTTEAGVQRSSWMYMEKTRLIYDVVLWAMAGGMLSWALYRWADGAITTGDVVVVSALTFRILHGARDLSLSLVDMVQQFGYIEDTLRVIGQRPTVIDDPKHRALRPAVGAIELRKVSFTYGNEGHDAVHDLNLFIPGGQKVGIVGPSGAGKSTLLALIQRLYDVQHGDILIDGQSIRAVTQDSLRHTLAVVPQEISLFHRSIMENIRFGRPDATDEEVYAAARAANCERFIRKLPDGYDTIVGERGTKLSGGQRQRVGIARAFLKNAPIIILDEATSALDTESEIEIQKALIELMEDRTVIAVAHRLSTIAAFDRVLVMWDGRIVEDGEASALRRQGGLFERMWRLQAEGLPGDSLAAGQGLWPAVSIAGAPVS; encoded by the coding sequence ATGACTGATACTGCAACCGCACTTCGGACCACGGGGATCAGCGCGCGCGCGCCCGAAAGCGGCGCGCCGAAGTCTGAGCAGCCCCGGTTTCTCGCAAGCCCCTATGCCTTCGTGCGGCACTATCTTGCCAAGTGGCGCTGGTCCTTCCTTGCGCTCGGCCTTCTCGTTGTCGCGGCGGCATCCTGCGCGGTTGCCGTGCAATACGAGATGAAACTGCTCATCGATGCCATGGCCGTTGGGCCGCAAGGTGATCACCGCGCAGTCTGGACGGCGCTTGCCGGCTTCATCGGACTGATTGCGGCTGAAAGCCTGTTGTGGCGATCAAGCGGGTGGCTCGGCGCGCGCACCACCATAGGTGTGGGCGTCGATATGCGCCTCGACCTGTTCGACCATCTCAGCGCACAGCCGATGCGCTATTTCACCGAGAACCTCGCGGGCTCTCTCGGCCAGCGCATTACCGCGACCGCCGGCAATTTCGGCGCTCTCTCCAACACCATCATCTGGCGGATCGCGCCGCCCACCATCGATTTTCTCGGGGCCATCGTGGTTTTCTCCACGATCGATTGGCGCATGGCCGTGGCGCTGGGCGTCTTTGTCATTGTGGTCACGACCGGATTGATCCTGTTTGGCGAGCGGGGAAGGCCCTTGCACCGCGCTTACGCCGCCCAATCCGGCGAAGCCGCCGGAGAGCTCACCGACGTCATTTCGAACATGTGGGCGGTGAAGGCCTTTTCCGCCCGCCTGCGCGAGCGCTATCGACTGACAGATCGGTTCACGACCGAGGCAGGCGTTCAGCGCTCGAGCTGGATGTATATGGAAAAGACCCGGCTCATTTATGACGTTGTCCTATGGGCTATGGCTGGGGGCATGCTGAGCTGGGCGCTCTATCGCTGGGCCGATGGGGCGATCACCACGGGCGACGTGGTGGTCGTCAGCGCGCTGACCTTCCGCATTCTCCACGGGGCGCGCGACCTTTCCCTGTCCCTCGTCGATATGGTCCAGCAATTCGGTTATATCGAGGATACGCTGAGGGTGATAGGCCAGCGCCCCACGGTGATCGATGATCCCAAGCATCGGGCGCTTCGCCCGGCAGTCGGCGCGATCGAGCTGCGCAAGGTGAGCTTCACCTACGGCAATGAGGGTCATGACGCGGTTCATGATCTCAACCTCTTCATCCCCGGCGGACAGAAAGTCGGCATCGTCGGCCCCTCCGGCGCAGGCAAGTCGACGCTTCTCGCGCTGATCCAGCGTCTCTATGACGTGCAGCACGGCGACATCCTCATTGACGGCCAGTCGATCCGCGCCGTCACCCAGGACAGCCTGCGCCATACGCTCGCTGTGGTCCCGCAGGAGATTAGCCTCTTCCACCGCAGCATTATGGAGAATATCCGCTTTGGGCGGCCCGATGCGACGGATGAGGAAGTCTATGCCGCGGCCCGTGCCGCCAATTGCGAGCGCTTCATTCGCAAGCTTCCTGACGGCTACGACACCATTGTCGGCGAGCGCGGCACCAAGCTCTCTGGCGGCCAGCGCCAGCGGGTCGGCATTGCGCGCGCCTTCCTCAAGAACGCGCCGATCATCATCCTGGATGAGGCTACCTCCGCCCTCGATACCGAGTCCGAGATCGAGATCCAGAAGGCGCTCATCGAGCTGATGGAGGACCGCACCGTCATTGCGGTGGCACATCGCCTGTCCACCATCGCCGCCTTCGACCGGGTGCTTGTCATGTGGGATGGTCGCATCGTCGAGGATGGCGAGGCCTCCGCGCTTCGGCGCCAAGGCGGCCTATTCGAGCGCATGTGGCGCCTGCAGGCCGAAGGTTTACCCGGCGATAGCCTCGCGGCGGGGCAGGGGCTTTGGCCGGCAGTCTCTATTGCGGGAGCGCCAGTCTCCTGA
- a CDS encoding methyltransferase domain-containing protein — MLASASECLDILRCPKTGAPLERIGDKLVASSIDSDEPLEYPIIDGLPILIDFRHSILSERDVLASAAESVIERPRYRGASAMVKRLLSPQKPTTRRNVEMLVQELEQLSDPITVLIVGGGSIGQGMAPLYDHPRLKLFSFDIYRSPLIQFVADAHQMPLPSNHFDAVVIQAVLEHVVEPQRVVEEIWRVLKPGGLVYAETPFMQQVHEGAYDFTRFTESGHRYLFRDFDAVASGASGGPGLQFMWSADYLARSLFRSVKAGKVAKLMFFWTQYLDAIIPPDFSVDGASGVFFIGRKSSRRLEPIELVGHYKGAQRSHSRSHSDGG; from the coding sequence ATGCTGGCAAGTGCATCCGAATGCCTGGATATCCTGCGATGCCCTAAAACCGGTGCGCCTCTCGAGCGCATCGGCGACAAGCTGGTGGCGAGCTCGATCGATAGCGATGAGCCGCTCGAATATCCGATCATCGATGGGCTGCCTATCCTCATCGATTTTCGCCATTCGATCCTGAGCGAGCGCGACGTGCTGGCGAGTGCCGCAGAAAGCGTGATCGAGCGACCGCGCTATCGCGGCGCCTCGGCTATGGTCAAGCGTCTTCTCTCGCCGCAGAAGCCAACAACCCGGCGGAATGTCGAGATGCTGGTCCAGGAGTTGGAGCAGCTCAGCGACCCCATCACCGTCCTCATCGTAGGCGGCGGCAGTATCGGCCAGGGCATGGCCCCGCTCTATGATCATCCGAGATTGAAGCTGTTCAGCTTCGACATCTATCGGTCGCCGCTGATCCAGTTCGTCGCCGATGCGCACCAGATGCCGCTGCCATCCAATCATTTCGATGCGGTGGTGATCCAGGCGGTGCTCGAGCATGTCGTCGAACCGCAACGGGTGGTGGAGGAGATCTGGCGCGTGCTCAAGCCGGGCGGGCTCGTCTATGCCGAAACGCCCTTCATGCAGCAGGTGCACGAGGGCGCCTATGATTTCACCCGCTTCACCGAAAGCGGGCATCGTTATCTGTTTCGGGATTTCGATGCGGTCGCGTCAGGGGCCAGCGGCGGGCCGGGCCTGCAATTCATGTGGTCGGCTGACTATCTCGCGCGCAGCCTGTTCCGCTCGGTCAAAGCCGGAAAAGTCGCCAAGCTCATGTTCTTCTGGACGCAATATTTGGATGCGATCATTCCGCCTGACTTCTCGGTGGATGGAGCAAGCGGCGTGTTCTTCATCGGACGCAAGTCCTCGCGGCGGCTCGAGCCCATCGAGCTGGTCGGCCACTATAAGGGGGCCCAGCGAAGCCACAGCCGAAGCCACAGTGATGGCGGATGA